In Janthinobacterium rivuli, a single genomic region encodes these proteins:
- a CDS encoding DUF4128 domain-containing protein — translation MSQPTIRAALEAALDSRAPAIDTAWQNVPYAPVTGRPYQAAYLLPAEPANHSMGDGSRQERGIFQVSLMYPSGQGTAVAGARAEMIRELFRRGASFTKGDLTVQIERTPEIADGREDGDRWMVPVKIRWFCNL, via the coding sequence ATGAGCCAACCAACAATACGAGCGGCACTGGAGGCTGCCCTGGACAGCCGCGCGCCAGCCATCGACACCGCTTGGCAGAACGTCCCGTACGCGCCGGTCACTGGCCGGCCATATCAGGCAGCCTACCTGCTGCCGGCGGAACCGGCCAATCACTCCATGGGCGATGGCTCGCGCCAGGAGCGCGGCATCTTCCAGGTCAGCCTGATGTATCCGTCAGGGCAGGGCACTGCCGTTGCCGGCGCGCGCGCTGAAATGATCAGGGAGCTGTTCCGGCGCGGCGCAAGCTTCACGAAGGGCGATTTGACCGTGCAGATCGAGCGCACGCCTGAAATCGCAGACGGCCGCGAGGACGGCGACCGCTGGATGGTCCCTGTCAAGATTCGCTGGTTCTGCAACCTGTAA